GATTCTCCAGCACGTATTCGGCTACCACGAGTTCCGTAACCAGCAGGCCGCCATTATCGACACCCTGGTCAGCGGTGGCGATGCCCTGGTATTGATGCCCACCGGCGGCGGCAAATCCCTGTGTTACCAGATCCCCGCCCTGGCGCGGGAAGGCGTCGGCGTGGTGGTCAGCCCATTGATCGCGCTGATGCAGGATCAAGTGGACGCGCTCAATGCTCTCGGGGTCAGCGCCGGTTTCCTCAATTCCACTCTGGACGCCGGCCGCGCCCGGGAACTGGAACAACAGGTCCGCGACGGCACTCTCGACCTGCTCTACGTGGCGCCGGAACGGCTGACCCAGGCACGCACTCTGGAACTGCTGCACCAGTCGCCGCTGGCGTTGTTCGCCATCGACGAGGCGCATTGCGTGTCGCAGTGGGGCCATGATTTCCGCAGCGACTATCTGCAACTGTCCCTGCTGCACCGGGAGTTCCCCCAGGTGCCACGCATCGCGCTCACCGCCACCGCCGATCCGCGCACTCGCCAGGAAATCGCCGAGCGGCTCGATCTCGGTGGTGCCCGCCACTTCGTTTCCAGCTTCGACCGGCCCAATATCCAGTACCGGATCGAACGCAAGGACAGCGCCCGCCAGCAGTTGCTAAGGCTGATCCGCAACGAACACGCCGGCGACGCCGGCATCGTTTATTGCCTGTCCCGCAATAAAGTGGACCAGACCGCCGACTGGCTCAACCAGCAGGGCATTGCCGCCCTGCCCTACCACGCCGGTCTCGGCGGCGAGATGCGCGCTCGCCACCAGCAGCGTTTCCTGCGCGAGGATGGCCTGGTGATGGTGGCCACGGTGGCGTTCGGCATGGGCATCGACAAACCGGACGTGCGTTTCGTCGCCCACCTGGATCTGCCCAAAAGCATTGAGGCCTATTACCAGGAAACCGGCCGCGCCGGCCGTGATGGCGCCCCCGCCACCGCCTGGATGGCCTATGGCCTGGAAGACGCCATCCGTCACAAGCAGATGCTGGCGCAATCGGAAGGCAACGAACAGTTCAAGCGTCACGAGCATCAGCGGCTGGAGGCCATGCTCGGTCTCTGTGAAGTGACCCAGTGCCGGCGCCAGGCGCTGCTGAATTATTTTGGCGAAACCCTGGAGCAACCCTGCGGCAACTGCGATACCTGCCTGAATCCGCCGCAGACATTCGACGCCACCGAGGTGGCGCGCAAGGCGCTCAGCTGCGTTTACCGCACCGGCCAGCGCTTCGGCGTCAACCATCTGGTCGATGTGCTCACCGGCAATCGCAGCGACAAGGTGGCCTCCGCCGGCCACGACCATGTCTCCACCTGGAACATCGGCGGCGAGCTTTCCGCCAATCAGTGGCGGGCCATTTACCGGCAACTGGTGGCACTGGGCCTGCTCGCCGTGGATGCCGCCGGCTATGGCGCGCTGCAACTCACCGAGACCTGCCGTCCGTATTTACGCGGTGAACGATCGCTGCAACTGCGCAAGGACGTGGCCCGTGCCCAGACCCGCTCCCGCCGTGCCGAGCGGGTTCCGGTGACGGACGCCGAGCGCCCGCTTTGGGAAGCCCTGCGCGCCTGCCGCAAGCAACTGGCCGAAGAAGCCGGCGTGCCGCCCTATGTGATCTTCCACGACGCCACCCTGCTCGACATGATGGCGATTCACCCGACCTCTCTGCGCGACATAGCCAGTGTCAGCGGGGTCGGCGACCGCAAGCTGGAAGCCTACGGCGACGCTTTCCTGGAAGTGTTCCACCGCTACGCCTCGTGACGGTCCGCCTTAACGGACTATCCGGTTAAGCACGGGCGATCATCAAACCGTCATTTCAATGACGCCAAATCATCACATCCTTTATCCAGCATAGGCAGCGCTTCGGGAGTCCGCTCCCGACCCGGGTTCCACACCCAGCCTCCGTCTCCACGGAGAAGCGCGAAGCAAGGCGCGTGATGGGGTGCACCCGGGCATACCAATACCTATCTGGGGGTTCACATCATGCGATTCACGGCACTACCGCTGTACGCGGTGCTGCTCGGCGGCCTGTTGTCCGCCTGCGGCGGTTCTTCGTCCTCGTCCGATTCCGGCACGCCACCCACCGATCCCGGCGACGGCGGCGAAACACCCACACCCACGCCCACACCGGTTTCCACCCTGCGCATTGGCTTGTTACCCGATACCCAGGGCGGTGGCGATAACGTTTCCATGCATCCGATGAAAGCGGTGCTCGACAAAGAGCAGGAACTGGGCGTGGACATCGTGATCCCGGTGGGCGACCTCACCGACCACGGCACCACCCGCGAGTTCGAGCAATGGACCTCGGTGGCGGAAAGCTACCGCGACGCCGGCATTGAGTTCCTGCCACTGATGGGCAACCACGAAGACAGCTACGCCTACTCGGTGGAATGGATCGAGAACATGAAGCACTACATCCCCGAGGATGCGGTGCACATGGCCGGCGCCCAGTACCTGAACTACTACGTGATCCGCGACAACGTGATGATCATCCTGCTCAAGTACTACAACCTGCCGATCGCCTTTGAATGGATCAAGCAGGAAGTGGCCGCCAACGAAGGCAAATTCGACCATCTGGTGATCGCCAGCCACGACGGCCTGATCGGTGCCAAATACGGCGAAACCCGCGAGATGATCGTCGAGGGCACCAAAGGCGATAATGCCCTGATGGACATGTGGGACGACATCCGTGCCTTCTTCGCCCGCTATGACGTGCTCTGGGTACAGGGCCACGAACACATGTATCAGCGCTCCGTGGTCACCGCGCCGATCTGGGTCGACCCGTCATCCTGGACCACCGCCGACGGCAATTACCGCCTGCCGCAGTACACCCAGATCATGTCCGGCAACGCCTCCTATAAAGGCTATGAATTCCGCTACGGCGAGCGCGAGCTGGTGCAGCGCATCGTGCAGCAGAAGATGAACACTCGCAGCAACGGCTCCCCGGCCTATGACGCCAACGCCTCGGTGCTCACCTTCCAGGGCGACCGGGTCGACTATGAGTCCTGGTACGTCGAACACACCATCGGCAGCAACGAAGACGGCGTCAAAGAACTGGCCGACCCGCAATGGAAACTGATGGACCGCTTCTCACGCACCAAGAACCGCTGCGAGCGGCTGGTCTACCCCAACTCCATCCCCGAGGGCACCCGCCCGGTGATGTACCTGGACGCCAGCTACATCAGCAACGACTGCACCGGCGACGACGGCAGCGTGGCGCGCATGGTGGCCGGCACCAACAACACCTTTAACCGGGTCGAAAGCCGTACCCGCGACATGGGCGTGACCCCTGGCTTCAGTCGTGCCGAAACCGTCACCGACCTGATGCGCCTGGGCTACCAGTTCCTGTTCCAGTATCACCAGAACTGGACTCCCAATCTCAATGGTAACAACCGTCTGGTGCCGCTCAACGAATCCGAAGTGGAGATTCCCGAAACCACCATTGATCTGAAAGAGCTGGTGACCATGAGCTGGCAGCAGGGCAACGGGGAAACCGCCTCGGACATCCTGATCGTCAGCGGCACCCAGAACCAGACCGGCACCTACTCCAGCGCCTACGGTGCGGTGAAGGACATCGAAAGCATGGTCGGCCTGCCCGGCAGCCAGCCCGACGGCACCGCCAAGCAGCCCCACACCCTGCCGGCCACCGCCAGCAAGGATTGGGATCTGGCCACCGCCGTGTCCGACACCTACGCCATCACCTTCGACACCGCCGAGGGCCTGGACGCCACCAGCCATATCCTGGGCTGGCGCACCGCCGACGGCTGGCAACCCATCGCCAGCAGCGATTGCGTGGTGCAACAACCGTTCGACGGCGCCTTCGTGAATACCCCGCCAACCCGCCCCGAGGCCTGCGCCGACGCCCCCCTGGTGGGCTTCGACGCGGATCACGGCCGGCGCTGGTGGGCGGTACTGCAGCAGGACGCCGAGTTGGCTTTGCTTCAACGCTGAACTGGCTATATCGGCCGGTTCGTCTTTGCAGAGGGGGAGCGTTGCCGGTCAGGGCGTTGAACCTTTCGGTTGGCTGTGACCGAGGGTCTTGCGTGTTCCCCCGGGGGAACACGCAAGACCCACCTCCGGAGCACCCTGACCGGCAACACTCCTCCCTAGAAAGACATCCCCTGCTGGAAAGGAAAAACTTCCCCCTATCCGCGATAAACCCAACAAAACCCTCGTACACCCCCCGCCAATCAGGTACCCTTCCCCGCCTCTCACCCTCCTGAACCTCTAAAGACTCCCTCTATGGATTTCGCTTCCCTCGGATTGATCGATCCCCTTTTGCGTGCCGTGGCCGAACAGGGTTACGACCGTCCCTCGCCGATTCAGGCCCAGGCCATTCCCGCGGTTCTGGGTGGCAGTGATGTGATGGCCGCCGCCCAGACCGGCACCGGCAAGACCGCCGGCTTCACCCTGCCGCTGCTGCAACGGCTGGAGCCAGGCAAGCCGGCAGCCAGCCGCCAGGTGCGCGCGCTGGTGCTGACGCCCACCCGTGAGCTGGCCGCCCAGGTCGGCGAAAGCGTGGCCGAGTACGGCAAATATTTGCCAGCGCTGCGCTCCGCCGTGGTGTTCGGCGGCGTCAACATCAACCCGCAGATCAACCGTCTGCGCGGCGGTGTGGATGTGCTGGTGGCCACCCCCGGACGGTTGCTGGACCTGTATCAGCAAAAGGCGATGTCCTTCGATCAACTGGAAATCCTGGTACTGGATGAAGCGGACCGGATGCTCGACATGGGCTTCATCCACGACATCCGCAAGGTGCTGCGGCTGCTGCCGAAGCAGCGGCAGACGCTGATGTTCTCCGCCACCTTTTCCAATGAGATCCGGACGCTGGCGAAAACCCTGGTGCGCAGCCCCAAGGAAATCGACATCAGCCCGCGCAACAGCACCGCCGAGCGGGTGCGTCAATGGGTGGTGACCGTGGACAAACGGCACAAGGCGGCACTGCTCACCCATCTGATCGGCGAGCAGCAATGGTTCCAGGTGCTGGTGTTCACCCGTACCAAACACGGCGCCAACCGCCTGGCCAAACAGTTGGAAAGTGCCGGCATCGAGGCCGTCGCGATCCATGGCAACAAGAGCCAGAACGCCCGTACCCGCGCCCTGGCCGGATTCAAAAGCGGTGACGTGCGCGCCCTGGTGGCCACCGACATCGCCGCCCGTGGTCTGGATATCGACCAGTTGCCGCAGGTGGTGAACTTCGACCTGCCCAACGTGGCCGAGGACTACGTGCACCGGATCGGCCGTACCGGCCGCGCCGGCGCCGACGGCGAAGCGGTGTCCCTGGTCAGCGGCGAGGACCAGAAACTGCTCAAGGGCATCGAGCGGCTGATCAAGCAGCCCATCGAACGCCGCCAGGTGGACAACTTCGAGCCGCCGGCGGTGGCCGATATCCCTGATGAGAGGGAGCCGCGTTCCCGTCCCAATGGTTCCCGCTCCGGCTCTCGCTCTGGCCCCCGTTCCGACAGTGCCTCTCCCAACAAGGGCGGCCAGCGTCGCTCCGCGCCCCGCGGCGCCGACGGCAAACCGGCGCCACGCCGGCGCCGCCGCAGTGGCGGTGGTGGTGGCCAACGCAGCGGCAACGGCGGCAATCGCGCCAGCCGCGGCTGATCGAACCCACGCTCGCGGCGCCTTGCCCCGCCGCGAGCGACTCCTCACCATCCACTATCCGGTCTAATTGTTCCTCTACTGTTCAAAAATCATGAACAGTGATATCGAATTTCTCCTGATTATTCGCTCTGCACACAGGCGTATGGTGTCCCGGTTTCCCGCATAAACCGATCAAGGAGAACCTGCATGTCCGCTCCCCATCACAACGTTGCCATCGTCACCGGCGCCTCCCGCGGTATCGGTGCCGCCATTGCCGAACGTCTGGCCGCCGATGGCCATGCCGTGGTGATCAACTACGCCGCCAGCGCCCCGGCGGCGGAAGCCCTGGCGGCGAAAATCGAGCAGGCCGGCGGCACCGCCCTGCCGGTCAAGGCCGATGTCAGTGACCCGGAGGCGGTGGCGCGCCTGTTTGATGCCACCGAAACGGCGTTCGGTGGCGTCGACGTGCTGATCAACAACGCCGGTATTCTCAAGCTGGCGTCACTGGCCGACGGCGACGACGAGCTGGTGGACAGCCAGATCGCCATCAATCTCAAGGGCACACTGAATACGTTGCGCCAGGCATCGCGGCGCCTGCGCGAGGGTGGTCGCATCGTCAATTTCTCCACCAGCGTGGTGGGCCTGAAGCTGGAAAACTACGGCGTTTACGCCGCCACCAAAGCGGCGGTGGAAACGCTGACCGGCATTCTCGCCAAGGAACTGCGCGGTCGTGACATCACCGTCAATGCGGTGGCCCCGGGCCCCACCGCCACCGATCTGTTCCTGGATGGCAAATCGGAGGAGCTGGTGGAACGGCTGGCGAAACTCAGCCCCATGGAACGGCTCGGCACGCCAAGGGATATCGCCGGCACCGTGGCGTTCCTGGTCGGCGCCGATGGCG
This sequence is a window from Alloalcanivorax dieselolei B5. Protein-coding genes within it:
- a CDS encoding SDR family oxidoreductase; the encoded protein is MSAPHHNVAIVTGASRGIGAAIAERLAADGHAVVINYAASAPAAEALAAKIEQAGGTALPVKADVSDPEAVARLFDATETAFGGVDVLINNAGILKLASLADGDDELVDSQIAINLKGTLNTLRQASRRLREGGRIVNFSTSVVGLKLENYGVYAATKAAVETLTGILAKELRGRDITVNAVAPGPTATDLFLDGKSEELVERLAKLSPMERLGTPRDIAGTVAFLVGADGGWVNGQVLRANGGVI
- a CDS encoding DEAD/DEAH box helicase → MDFASLGLIDPLLRAVAEQGYDRPSPIQAQAIPAVLGGSDVMAAAQTGTGKTAGFTLPLLQRLEPGKPAASRQVRALVLTPTRELAAQVGESVAEYGKYLPALRSAVVFGGVNINPQINRLRGGVDVLVATPGRLLDLYQQKAMSFDQLEILVLDEADRMLDMGFIHDIRKVLRLLPKQRQTLMFSATFSNEIRTLAKTLVRSPKEIDISPRNSTAERVRQWVVTVDKRHKAALLTHLIGEQQWFQVLVFTRTKHGANRLAKQLESAGIEAVAIHGNKSQNARTRALAGFKSGDVRALVATDIAARGLDIDQLPQVVNFDLPNVAEDYVHRIGRTGRAGADGEAVSLVSGEDQKLLKGIERLIKQPIERRQVDNFEPPAVADIPDEREPRSRPNGSRSGSRSGPRSDSASPNKGGQRRSAPRGADGKPAPRRRRRSGGGGGQRSGNGGNRASRG
- a CDS encoding metallophosphoesterase family protein, translating into MRFTALPLYAVLLGGLLSACGGSSSSSDSGTPPTDPGDGGETPTPTPTPVSTLRIGLLPDTQGGGDNVSMHPMKAVLDKEQELGVDIVIPVGDLTDHGTTREFEQWTSVAESYRDAGIEFLPLMGNHEDSYAYSVEWIENMKHYIPEDAVHMAGAQYLNYYVIRDNVMIILLKYYNLPIAFEWIKQEVAANEGKFDHLVIASHDGLIGAKYGETREMIVEGTKGDNALMDMWDDIRAFFARYDVLWVQGHEHMYQRSVVTAPIWVDPSSWTTADGNYRLPQYTQIMSGNASYKGYEFRYGERELVQRIVQQKMNTRSNGSPAYDANASVLTFQGDRVDYESWYVEHTIGSNEDGVKELADPQWKLMDRFSRTKNRCERLVYPNSIPEGTRPVMYLDASYISNDCTGDDGSVARMVAGTNNTFNRVESRTRDMGVTPGFSRAETVTDLMRLGYQFLFQYHQNWTPNLNGNNRLVPLNESEVEIPETTIDLKELVTMSWQQGNGETASDILIVSGTQNQTGTYSSAYGAVKDIESMVGLPGSQPDGTAKQPHTLPATASKDWDLATAVSDTYAITFDTAEGLDATSHILGWRTADGWQPIASSDCVVQQPFDGAFVNTPPTRPEACADAPLVGFDADHGRRWWAVLQQDAELALLQR
- the recQ gene encoding DNA helicase RecQ, yielding MQRDPLSILQHVFGYHEFRNQQAAIIDTLVSGGDALVLMPTGGGKSLCYQIPALAREGVGVVVSPLIALMQDQVDALNALGVSAGFLNSTLDAGRARELEQQVRDGTLDLLYVAPERLTQARTLELLHQSPLALFAIDEAHCVSQWGHDFRSDYLQLSLLHREFPQVPRIALTATADPRTRQEIAERLDLGGARHFVSSFDRPNIQYRIERKDSARQQLLRLIRNEHAGDAGIVYCLSRNKVDQTADWLNQQGIAALPYHAGLGGEMRARHQQRFLREDGLVMVATVAFGMGIDKPDVRFVAHLDLPKSIEAYYQETGRAGRDGAPATAWMAYGLEDAIRHKQMLAQSEGNEQFKRHEHQRLEAMLGLCEVTQCRRQALLNYFGETLEQPCGNCDTCLNPPQTFDATEVARKALSCVYRTGQRFGVNHLVDVLTGNRSDKVASAGHDHVSTWNIGGELSANQWRAIYRQLVALGLLAVDAAGYGALQLTETCRPYLRGERSLQLRKDVARAQTRSRRAERVPVTDAERPLWEALRACRKQLAEEAGVPPYVIFHDATLLDMMAIHPTSLRDIASVSGVGDRKLEAYGDAFLEVFHRYAS